The proteins below are encoded in one region of Chroicocephalus ridibundus chromosome 9, bChrRid1.1, whole genome shotgun sequence:
- the HMG20A gene encoding high mobility group protein 20A yields MENLVAGSTLPSVFADEDGSKEGSEITVTGLAHSETSFSGGTSQSVNNPDLVEDLSQVQQLQNESSNTAENTEQKPEEEQQRTKRGGWAKGRKRKKPLRDTNAPKSPLTGYVRFMNERREQLRAKRPEVPFPEITRMLGNEWSKLPPEEKRRYLDEADRDKERYMRELEQYQKTEAYKVFSRKAQDRQKGKSHRQDGARQQVHDHEKEADTKERSVFDIPIFTEEFLNHSKAREAELRQLRKSNMEFEERNAALQKHVESMRTAVEKLEVDVIQERSRNTVLQQHLETLRQALTTSFAGVPLPGSGETPTMETIDSYMNRLHSIIMANPQENENLIATVRDVVNRLER; encoded by the exons ATTAGCGCATTCTGAGACTTCATTCAGTGGTGGAACTTCACAGTCTGTGAATAACCCAGATTTGGTGGAGGATTTGTCACAGGTTCAGCAGCTGCAAAATGAGTCCTCTAATACTGCTGaaaacactgagcagaagccTGAGGAGGAG cagcaaagaacTAAACGAGGAGGCTGGgccaaagggagaaagaggaagaaacccCTTAGGGACACCAAtgcccccaaatccccccttaCAGGGTATGTGCGATTCATGAATGAGCGTAGGGAGCAGCTTCGAGCGAAGAGGCCTGAAGTCCCTTTCCCAGAGATCACCAGGATGCTGGGCAATGAATGGAGTAAACTGCCTCCTGAGGAGAAACGG CGATACCTTGATGAAGCAGATAGAGATAAGGAGCGTTATATGCGGGAGCTGGAGCAGTATCAGAAGACTGAAGCCTACAAAGTCTTTAGCAGGAAAGCACAGGACAGACAAAAAGGCAAATCACACAGACAAG atggaGCAAGACAGCAAGTCCATGATCATGAG aagGAAGCAGATACAAAGGAGAGATCTGTTTTTGATATTCCAATCTTCACAGAAGAGTTCCTGAATCACAGTAAAG CGCGCGAAGCTGAGCTGCGGCAGCTGCGTAAATCCAACATGGAGTTTGAGGAGAGGaatgctgctctgcagaaacatGTTGAGAGTATGCGTACTGCAGTGGAGAAACTGGAGGTGGATGTGATACAAGAGCGTAGCCGCAACACAGTGCTACAACAGCATCTAGAGACTTTACGCCAAGCACTCACAACCAGCTTTGCTGGAGTCCCACTACCAG GTAGCGGGGAAACACCCACAATGGAAACTATTGATTCCTACATGAATAGGCTGCACAGTATTATTATGGCTAACCCACAGGAGAATGAGAACCTCATAGCCACAGTTCGAGATGTGGTAAACAGACTTGAACGCTAG